The genomic stretch ATAGAAAAATGTTTGCTGAAAAACGTGTTACTTCTTTGTAAAATAGAGTTTATCCTTTAGTGTTCTTTTTAAGCAGCAGATGATGTGGATTCATTGTTTTAAACTTTATCGTGACTTAGGAATTAGGATATTCCATCTTTGCTTATACCATTTTTTTCCGGCACAttaggacactcacaatgcaagactctatcacagagtctaagacaattaattacatattatttatggtattttgccgatgtggcagcatatttattgaagaaagaggtagaaaaaataagactccaagtcttatttagactctaagtccacattgttcgaggtaataaataactttagactctatgatagagtctgcattgtgagtgcccttactaAATGTTCTTATCCATAAGCATCTTGGAGCTATGTTTCGGATGGATAGTTAAAAATGTAAATCATAATCTAGTTTGCTATACAAATGTCAAGGTTTCATtttttgtgaaatgctaactaAGTGCAGCTTAATTATTCTTTTTTGAAACGCGTGAGAGCTGTGTATCATATAATAAAGAGAGATCAAGGAAATGGTTCCTTAATGGCCCTTACAAATAACCACAAGTCACTAGGATATCAGAGGGGTTATAACactgaaaaagaagaagaaaaaaggtCTCCCAAGGAAACTAGTATAACGGCCCAATAAAGAAGTAGCTGGTTGATAGTTACAATTACAAACCCACTTCTCACCTCATTGTGGGTCTTGTCTTTTTTGAAACAGAATTGTGGGTCATTTTGTTGCTTTTCAGTCTGCAGTCACTTGCCCATGTTTTTTTACTAATCATATTAGGAACTCCTAAACCTTTCTTTATGTGGTCATGCTACTGAACCCTTTTGTTTCTAACTGCTTTCTAATGAACCACTTTCAGCCACCTGAAGGCACGGATTTTCCAATGCGCAGATTACGGCATGGGAATTGGCATGCCCTCCTCATGAGCCTTCAGTGCAGAACACAGAAGCAGTGAAATCTGCTGGTTCTGGAATCTGAATAAGGTTCTCACAAACTTAGTGCTGTAATGATGTGTATGATGTAGTCCAATATGTAAGAGTCTTGCTGTTATTCTTTATTTTCAGTACTATGTGTAACAAAGGTTTGAGTGCACGATATCGCATCCTGAGCTCTACTGTAAttaattcattttcttggtattATGTTTTGTTACTCATGTTTATGATCATGGAGTCACATGAATTGTCTGCCTTCTCATCAGTTTTCTTTTTTTGGATCAAACTGGTCGATGCATGTAATTTAACATAGTATAGAGCCAGAGGTTTTGAGTTACTATTCCACCCTGAGGCCTGAAGTAGCATCCACGTGAAGAGGGGTGCTAAATATAAAGTGAATTGCCTGCCTTCCCAGCAAGTTAAGCTTTATGTTGAACTCTATACTTAATCACTGTTACTGCAGTGCAAGGCTACTGAGGTGGGTTAGCAGCCTAGTTGCACTGATAGACTCGTCTGTGTCAATTGCTCCAACTAGGCCCCGACATGAGGCTTCGATTGCTCTGATGTACAGGAGGTTAGGAGCATACTGATGGGTGATGAATCATGAAATGAAATGATGAAGAACAATAATGGCTTGTTTGTTTTTTATTGAGCCAAAGCGGAACACCGAGCTGCATTTTTAGTATGGTGTATGTAATCGTCACGTAGTTCGTGGCGGCACCGCTGCGTTGGAAATAAATCAAATTGGTAATCGTCATATGCTTCTGGTAAACGTTGGACCGTTTTGTGCATACCAACTGGACCGTAAAAAGTTGCCAATTGGACCGTGGAATGGGCTGAGATGCCACATAAACTGGGCTGAAATACTCATTTGCTTGCACGCTACCAACTGAAATGAAAGATCAAAGATCCGAAACGAGCGCCATATTAATCAAGATAGATCCCCTGTCATTCCGAAAATGAAAAACAGTGGACCAATGTGGTTAGGAATCAACCGAACttcccttttttttaaaaaaaagaaaacaagaagtATCAAATTCGAATTCTTCATGACTAGACACTGTCGGATGCAACCATAGGAGACCTACCACAACCCTGTCACACCCGGACGAATTGTTCGTCCTCCATATACCACGTTGTATAATACAGCTATGAGCACGTTTACCCCCAACCAGTACATCACTCTACTATGTTTCATTTTTACACCACAAGAACCGGCAAAACAATTACACCAGAGAGACCCAGGGCTCCCTACAGAGTAGTACAACCctcgccgcggccgcggccgccggcCACCGCTCCGCTGTCCGATCACCCTCATTTCTTCCACATGCCGCTGATCCTCCTGAGCACGTTGCCGTTCTTCCTGGCGGCCGCGTCGTCGTCCAATTCCTCGCAGAGGCCCGCGTACTTGCCGCCCTCCCACGACTCGCTCCGCTCCACGACCTTGCCGTTCCCGCCCTTGCCAACCGTCAGCAGCGCCATGGCTGTCTCCGCGGCCTTCCGCCACTGCTCGGCCTGCACCCGGAGGCGACGCAGCTCGGTTTCCATCTCGCCCTTCTTCGCCGCCTCGGCCGCCTCGGCCTCCGCCGTCCTCGCGGTTGCGGAGCCCTTCTCGGACTCGTACTGACGCAGCTCCTGCTTCAGCTGCCCATTCTCGTGCAGCGCGCCCTGCAGCTGCTTCTTCAGCGCGTCGGCCGAGCTGTCTCTTCTCGTCTCCTCTTGTAGCTTCTTGTTCGCGTCCAGCGCGCTCCGTAGCTCGGATTCCTTGTCGAACAGACTCGCCTTGAGGAAGATGACCTCGGACTTTGCGCCCTCGAGCGCCGCCGCGAGCTTGCCGTGCCGCAGGTCGGACTCCGTCTTTATCTGGTCCATGAGCTCGTACGCGCACTGCGTCTCGACGGTGCTAAGGATCTTCTCTTCCTGGTACCTAGCCTCCGCGGCCTCCAGCTCCGCCCTCAGCTCAGCGGCCTCCGACTCCGAGCCCGAGCAGTTGCAACGGTCGCTTGCGGCCTTCGACGACGTCTCCgcgatctcgtcctcgagagtCTTGACCTTGGCACGCGACTCCTCGAGCTCCTTCACCACGAGGCTGAACGAGTCCATCAGCTTGGACCCGTCGGTGAGCAGCGAGTCGATGGTGGCCCGGCTCGCCTCCAGCTGCTGCTTGCACTCCTCGTGCATGGCGCGCGCCTGCGCCTCGGCCTCCTCGCTCGCCTTGAGCTTCACCCTGAGCTCGTCGATGGTGGCCAGCGCCTCCACCACGTCCTGCCGGCGGTCGgcgcgcgccgcggcggcgAGCTGGACGCGGAGGCGGTGCACCTCGCCCATCGCCGCGGCCAGCGCGGTCGAGTCCGCGGCGTGCTGCTTCTGCATGGCCTCCAGCTCCGACTGCCACGAGCGGTCGCGCTCCTGAGACAGGCGACGCAGCTCCAGGAGGCGGGCCTCCTCGGCCGACGAGAGCTCGGCGAGCTGCGCCTCGGAGTCGCGCGCCTGCGCGGACGCCGCGGCGGCCTGCGCCTTGGCGTCGT from Sorghum bicolor cultivar BTx623 chromosome 3, Sorghum_bicolor_NCBIv3, whole genome shotgun sequence encodes the following:
- the LOC8057757 gene encoding interactor of constitutive active ROPs 2, chloroplastic isoform X1, with the translated sequence MLSLNKMHFLKLYSSSNSSRNGSLEHPTRTSSQGSNKAGRTARMAESPTGLSPKVDRRTAVSAEREKRRPPTTKLSELESQLSQLQDELKRAKEQLHSSELSRKRALQEADDAKAQAAAASAQARDSEAQLAELSSAEEARLLELRRLSQERDRSWQSELEAMQKQHAADSTALAAAMGEVHRLRVQLAAAARADRRQDVVEALATIDELRVKLKASEEAEAQARAMHEECKQQLEASRATIDSLLTDGSKLMDSFSLVVKELEESRAKVKTLEDEIAETSSKAASDRCNCSGSESEAAELRAELEAAEARYQEEKILSTVETQCAYELMDQIKTESDLRHGKLAAALEGAKSEVIFLKASLFDKESELRSALDANKKLQEETRRDSSADALKKQLQGALHENGQLKQELRQYESEKGSATARTAEAEAAEAAKKGEMETELRRLRVQAEQWRKAAETAMALLTVGKGGNGKVVERSESWEGGKYAGLCEELDDDAAARKNGNVLRRISGMWKK
- the LOC8057757 gene encoding interactor of constitutive active ROPs 2, chloroplastic isoform X2 encodes the protein MQAAAKTRNGSLEHPTRTSSQGSNKAGRTARMAESPTGLSPKVDRRTAVSAEREKRRPPTTKLSELESQLSQLQDELKRAKEQLHSSELSRKRALQEADDAKAQAAAASAQARDSEAQLAELSSAEEARLLELRRLSQERDRSWQSELEAMQKQHAADSTALAAAMGEVHRLRVQLAAAARADRRQDVVEALATIDELRVKLKASEEAEAQARAMHEECKQQLEASRATIDSLLTDGSKLMDSFSLVVKELEESRAKVKTLEDEIAETSSKAASDRCNCSGSESEAAELRAELEAAEARYQEEKILSTVETQCAYELMDQIKTESDLRHGKLAAALEGAKSEVIFLKASLFDKESELRSALDANKKLQEETRRDSSADALKKQLQGALHENGQLKQELRQYESEKGSATARTAEAEAAEAAKKGEMETELRRLRVQAEQWRKAAETAMALLTVGKGGNGKVVERSESWEGGKYAGLCEELDDDAAARKNGNVLRRISGMWKK